A section of the Streptomyces sp. Je 1-369 genome encodes:
- the prcA gene encoding proteasome subunit alpha, whose protein sequence is MSTPFYVSPQQAMADRAEYARKGIARGRSLVVMQFADGIVFVGENPSRALHKFSEIYDRIGFAAAGKYNEYENLRIGGVRYADLRGYTYDRDDVTARGLANVYAQTLGTIFSSNAEKPYEVELVVAEVGATADGDQIYRLPHDGSIVDEHGSVAVGGNAEQISSYLDQRHQDGMTLAEALKLAVQALSRDTNGSEREIPAERLEVAVLDRTRPQKRKFKRIVGRQLSRLLDEGGATDAPTDTDADAGPTPKSGGDVE, encoded by the coding sequence GTGTCGACGCCGTTCTATGTCTCACCCCAGCAGGCCATGGCCGACCGGGCGGAATACGCCCGGAAGGGCATCGCCCGTGGCCGCAGCCTTGTCGTGATGCAGTTTGCCGATGGCATCGTGTTCGTCGGCGAGAACCCGTCCCGTGCGCTGCACAAGTTCAGCGAGATCTATGACCGGATCGGCTTCGCGGCCGCCGGTAAGTACAACGAGTACGAGAATCTGCGGATCGGCGGCGTTCGCTACGCCGACCTTCGTGGATATACGTACGACCGCGATGACGTGACGGCTCGTGGGCTCGCGAACGTGTACGCGCAGACGCTCGGCACGATCTTCTCCAGCAATGCGGAGAAGCCGTACGAGGTGGAGCTGGTGGTGGCCGAGGTGGGCGCCACGGCTGATGGTGATCAGATCTATCGCCTGCCGCATGACGGGTCGATCGTGGATGAGCACGGTTCGGTCGCGGTCGGTGGCAATGCCGAGCAGATCAGCAGCTATCTCGATCAGCGTCACCAGGACGGGATGACGTTGGCGGAGGCGCTGAAGCTGGCGGTGCAGGCGCTGTCGCGCGACACCAACGGCAGTGAGCGGGAGATTCCCGCGGAGCGTCTCGAGGTGGCGGTCCTTGACCGGACGCGGCCTCAGAAGCGCAAGTTCAAGCGGATCGTGGGCCGTCAGTTGTCGCGGCTGCTCGATGAGGGCGGTGCGACGGACGCGCCGACCGATACGGACGCGGATGCGGGGCCGACGCCGAAGTCGGGCGGCGACGTCGAGTAG
- a CDS encoding LacI family DNA-binding transcriptional regulator, which translates to MSPVRGSTAEQEVTVAGPLQEAGAPRPTSRDVARAAGVSQATVSLVLGDKWRGRVAEPTAERVRTAARELGYRPNLAARNLRLGRTRTALLVVPELTNEFFAHVYTGVARIAARHGFGVVLYPSPDGIGPARDPFASARASLDGVLASSMASDALATIRGDDLPLVMLDSDPANSLGAATVNLDLADGMRQVTEHLLALGHRDFLHLAADVDSWTFDIRAEALARTLRGTDTAVRRVAAPLNVEGARTVAEAALSGPGPRPTAIVCDDDFLSAGACKAARRLGLRIPEDVSVTGFDDLTLATAVEPELTTVRLPAERFGERAMESLVAVLEAREPDATPLPVELVVRGSTGPTP; encoded by the coding sequence ATGAGCCCAGTCCGCGGGTCCACCGCAGAACAGGAGGTGACAGTGGCCGGGCCACTACAGGAAGCCGGGGCCCCACGCCCCACCAGCCGCGACGTCGCACGCGCCGCAGGCGTCTCCCAGGCCACCGTCTCCCTCGTACTCGGCGACAAATGGCGCGGCCGCGTCGCCGAACCCACCGCCGAACGCGTCCGCACCGCCGCACGCGAACTCGGCTACCGCCCCAACCTCGCCGCCCGCAACCTCCGCCTCGGCCGCACCCGGACAGCACTCCTCGTCGTCCCCGAACTCACCAACGAATTCTTCGCCCACGTCTACACCGGCGTCGCCCGCATCGCCGCCCGCCACGGCTTCGGCGTCGTCCTCTACCCCTCCCCCGACGGCATCGGCCCCGCCCGCGACCCCTTCGCCTCCGCCCGCGCCTCCCTCGACGGCGTCCTCGCCTCCTCCATGGCCTCCGACGCCCTCGCCACCATCCGCGGCGACGACCTCCCCCTCGTCATGCTCGACAGCGACCCCGCGAACAGCCTCGGCGCCGCCACCGTCAACCTCGACCTCGCCGACGGCATGCGCCAGGTCACCGAACACCTCCTCGCCCTCGGCCACCGCGACTTCCTCCACCTCGCCGCCGACGTCGACTCCTGGACCTTCGACATCCGCGCCGAAGCGCTCGCCCGCACCCTCCGCGGCACCGACACCGCCGTACGCCGCGTCGCCGCACCCCTGAACGTCGAAGGCGCCCGCACCGTCGCCGAAGCCGCACTCTCCGGGCCGGGCCCCCGCCCCACCGCCATCGTCTGCGACGACGACTTCCTCTCCGCAGGCGCCTGCAAAGCCGCCCGACGCCTCGGCCTGCGCATCCCCGAGGACGTCTCCGTCACCGGCTTCGACGACCTCACCCTCGCGACCGCCGTCGAACCCGAACTGACCACCGTCCGACTCCCCGCCGAACGCTTCGGAGAACGCGCCATGGAATCCCTGGTCGCCGTCCTGGAGGCCCGCGAGCCCGACGCCACGCCACTCCCCGTCGAACTGGTCGTACGCGGCTCCACGGGCCCCACCCCCTGA
- a CDS encoding endonuclease VII domain-containing protein yields the protein MSDLPQGKKCSRCKRTRERAAFASNKSMRGGLQAYCKECAAEYYKERQEAKGRAVRVKVSVPHGHKRCPQCTEVKPHAEWEPNPTSSDGYSSYCKICRAERNQRSYFKRKYGITMAERDELVLSQAGVCCICLAAPAVHVDHCHDTGRVRGVLCFSCNAALGQFKDRPDSIRRAAAYVEGNAWKPTLVAQGVYRLPS from the coding sequence ATGTCCGACTTGCCGCAAGGTAAGAAGTGCTCGCGCTGTAAGCGGACGCGAGAGCGAGCGGCGTTCGCGAGCAACAAGTCCATGCGGGGCGGCCTACAGGCCTACTGCAAGGAGTGCGCTGCTGAGTACTACAAGGAGCGCCAAGAGGCGAAAGGTCGCGCGGTGCGGGTGAAAGTCTCCGTGCCGCACGGCCACAAGCGTTGCCCTCAGTGCACAGAGGTCAAGCCCCACGCCGAATGGGAACCCAACCCCACGTCGTCCGACGGGTACTCGAGTTACTGCAAAATTTGCCGAGCTGAGCGGAATCAGCGGAGCTACTTCAAGCGCAAGTACGGCATCACCATGGCGGAGCGGGACGAGCTGGTCCTCTCTCAAGCGGGAGTCTGCTGCATCTGCTTGGCCGCCCCGGCGGTACATGTGGATCACTGCCACGACACGGGTAGGGTCCGAGGCGTACTGTGCTTCAGCTGCAACGCGGCGCTGGGGCAATTCAAGGATCGGCCGGACTCCATAAGGCGAGCGGCCGCATACGTGGAAGGAAACGCGTGGAAGCCAACACTCGTGGCACAGGGCGTCTACCGGCTGCCTTCCTGA
- the dop gene encoding depupylase/deamidase Dop has product MTVRRVMGIETEYGISVPGHPNANAMLTSSQIVNAYAAAMHRARRARWDFEEENPLRDARGFDLAREAADSSQLTDEDIGLANVILTNGARLYVDHAHPEYSSPEITNPWDAVLWDKAGERIMAEAAERAAALPGAQPIHLYKNNTDNKGASYGTHENYLMKRETPFSDIVRHLTPFFVSRQVVTGAGRVGIGQDGHEHGFQLSQRADYFEVEVGLETTLKRPIINTRDEPHSDAEKYRRLHVIIGDANLSEISTYLKLGTTSLVLAMIEDGFINVDLAVDQPVRTLHQVSHDPSLKHLVTLRSGRSLTAVQLQMEYFELARKYVEERYGSDADDQTKDVLSRWEDVLGRLESDPMSLSGELDWVAKRELMEGYRRRDNLDWDAARLHLVDLQYADVRAEKGLYNRLVARGKMKRLLDEADVDRATTKPPEDTRAYFRGRCLEQYADDVAAASWDSVIFDLPGRDSLQRVPTLEPLRGTRNHVKELLDRCRTAEDLVRVLSGG; this is encoded by the coding sequence ATGACCGTACGGCGAGTAATGGGTATCGAGACGGAGTACGGCATCTCGGTCCCCGGCCACCCCAACGCCAATGCCATGCTCACCTCATCCCAAATCGTCAACGCCTACGCCGCGGCGATGCACCGGGCGCGACGCGCCCGCTGGGACTTCGAGGAAGAGAACCCGCTGCGGGACGCGCGGGGCTTCGACCTCGCCCGCGAGGCCGCCGACTCCAGCCAGCTCACCGACGAGGACATCGGCCTCGCCAACGTCATCCTCACCAACGGCGCACGCCTCTACGTCGACCACGCACACCCCGAGTACAGCTCCCCGGAGATCACCAACCCCTGGGACGCCGTCCTCTGGGACAAAGCCGGCGAACGCATCATGGCCGAGGCCGCCGAGCGCGCCGCGGCACTCCCCGGCGCCCAGCCGATCCACCTCTACAAAAACAACACCGACAACAAGGGCGCCTCCTACGGCACGCATGAGAACTACCTGATGAAGCGGGAGACCCCCTTCTCGGACATCGTGCGGCACCTGACCCCGTTCTTCGTCTCCCGCCAGGTCGTCACCGGAGCGGGACGCGTCGGCATCGGCCAGGACGGCCACGAACACGGCTTCCAGCTCAGCCAGCGCGCCGACTACTTCGAGGTCGAAGTCGGCCTGGAGACGACGCTGAAGCGGCCGATCATCAACACCCGCGACGAGCCGCACTCCGACGCCGAGAAATACCGCAGGCTGCACGTCATCATCGGCGACGCGAACCTCTCCGAGATCTCGACGTACCTGAAGCTCGGCACGACGTCACTGGTCCTCGCGATGATCGAGGACGGCTTCATCAACGTCGACCTCGCGGTCGACCAGCCCGTGCGCACGCTGCACCAGGTCTCCCACGACCCGTCCCTCAAGCACCTCGTCACGCTCCGCAGTGGACGGTCACTCACCGCGGTGCAGCTCCAGATGGAGTACTTCGAGCTGGCCCGCAAATACGTCGAGGAGCGGTACGGCTCCGACGCCGACGACCAGACCAAGGACGTACTGAGCCGCTGGGAAGACGTCCTCGGCCGCCTGGAGAGCGACCCGATGAGCCTCTCCGGAGAGCTCGACTGGGTCGCCAAACGAGAACTCATGGAGGGCTACCGCCGACGCGACAACCTCGACTGGGACGCCGCACGCCTCCACCTCGTCGACCTCCAGTACGCGGACGTACGGGCCGAGAAGGGCCTGTACAACCGGCTGGTGGCGCGAGGCAAGATGAAGCGGCTCCTCGACGAGGCGGACGTCGACCGGGCCACCACGAAGCCACCCGAGGACACGCGCGCGTACTTCCGCGGCCGGTGCCTCGAGCAGTACGCGGACGACGTGGCCGCGGCGTCCTGGGACTCGGTCATCTTCGACCTCCCGGGCCGTGACTCTCTGCAACGGGTCCCCACGCTGGAGCCCCTGCGCGGCACGAGGAACCACGTCAAGGAACTCCTGGACCGCTGCCGCACGGCAGAGGACCTGGTTCGGGTCCTCTCGGGCGGCTGA
- the prcB gene encoding proteasome subunit beta translates to MEANTRGTGRLPAAFLTPGSSSFMDFLSEHQPEILPGNRQLPPTQGVIEAPHGTTIVAVTFPGGVVLAGDRRATMGNVIAQRDIEKVFPADEYSAVGIAGTAGLAVEMVKLFQLELEHFEKVEGATLSLEGKANRLSTMIRSNLGMAMQGLAVVPLFAGYDVDREKGRIFSYDVTGGRSEEHGFAATGSGSVFARGAMKKLYHNGLTEEQATTLVVQALYDAADDDSATGGPDVARRIYPIVTVISDEGFRRLTDDESSAIARSILEKRLEQPDGPRAALL, encoded by the coding sequence GTGGAAGCCAACACTCGTGGCACAGGGCGTCTACCGGCTGCCTTCCTGACGCCTGGTTCGTCGTCGTTCATGGACTTCCTGTCCGAGCACCAGCCCGAGATCCTGCCGGGCAACCGTCAACTGCCGCCCACGCAGGGCGTGATCGAGGCGCCGCACGGCACGACGATCGTGGCCGTGACGTTCCCCGGCGGTGTCGTCCTCGCCGGCGACCGGCGGGCGACGATGGGCAACGTCATCGCGCAGCGCGACATCGAGAAGGTGTTCCCGGCCGATGAGTACTCGGCGGTGGGCATCGCCGGTACGGCGGGTCTGGCCGTGGAGATGGTGAAGCTCTTCCAGTTGGAGCTGGAGCACTTCGAGAAGGTGGAGGGGGCCACGCTCTCCCTGGAGGGCAAGGCGAACCGCCTCTCCACGATGATTCGGAGCAACCTCGGCATGGCCATGCAGGGCCTGGCCGTGGTGCCGCTCTTCGCGGGGTACGACGTGGACCGCGAGAAGGGTCGTATCTTCTCGTACGACGTCACGGGTGGGCGTTCGGAGGAGCACGGTTTCGCGGCGACCGGTTCGGGTTCGGTCTTCGCGCGCGGTGCGATGAAGAAGCTCTACCACAACGGTCTGACGGAGGAGCAGGCGACGACGCTGGTCGTTCAGGCGTTGTACGACGCCGCGGACGACGACTCGGCGACGGGCGGTCCTGACGTGGCGCGGCGTATCTATCCCATCGTCACCGTGATTTCCGATGAGGGGTTCCGCAGGCTGACGGATGACGAGTCGTCGGCCATTGCGCGTTCGATCTTGGAGAAGCGTCTGGAGCAGCCGGACGGTCCGCGGGCCGCGTTGCTCTGA
- a CDS encoding ubiquitin-like protein Pup, with the protein MATKDTGGGQQKATRPTEETEEQTQDAQASEDLKERQEKLSDDVDSVLDEIDDVLEENAEDFVRSFVQKGGE; encoded by the coding sequence ATGGCGACCAAGGACACCGGCGGCGGACAGCAGAAGGCGACGCGTCCCACCGAGGAGACCGAGGAGCAGACGCAGGACGCGCAGGCTTCGGAGGACCTCAAGGAACGCCAGGAGAAGCTGAGCGACGACGTCGACTCTGTGCTTGACGAAATCGATGACGTCTTGGAAGAGAATGCTGAGGATTTCGTGAGGTCATTTGTCCAAAAGGGTGGCGAGTAG